In the genome of Desulfuromonas sp. DDH964, one region contains:
- a CDS encoding ATP-binding cassette domain-containing protein, with the protein MQPLARIRGLGKHFGPGCPRCSESTGPAAETNLCRHCGTVVACHDVDLDLHPNEVLGVVGESGSGKSTLVRLLHFEWEATAGSLELQRLPGLERLPNLFADQAEYSANLLRVSHFQQRLVRNALMGIVYQNPYLGLKMNVSAGGNVAERLLGAGWRHIGRMRARAAELLEKTEIPVTRMDEPPRNFSGGMQQRVQIAKALSNGPLVLLLDEVTTGLDLSVQARVLDLIRQLRDELKLSMLVVSHDLGVIRLLCQRTLVMKYGRVVESGLTDQILQDPQHRYTQLLVNSQL; encoded by the coding sequence ATGCAACCACTCGCCAGAATCCGCGGCCTCGGCAAGCACTTCGGTCCCGGCTGCCCGCGCTGCTCCGAGAGCACCGGTCCCGCGGCCGAGACCAACCTCTGCCGCCACTGCGGCACCGTGGTCGCCTGCCACGACGTCGACCTCGACCTCCACCCCAATGAGGTGCTCGGGGTCGTCGGCGAGAGCGGCTCGGGCAAGAGCACCCTGGTGCGGCTGCTGCACTTCGAGTGGGAGGCGACCGCCGGCTCCCTCGAACTCCAGCGGTTGCCGGGACTCGAGCGGCTGCCCAACCTGTTCGCGGACCAGGCGGAGTACAGCGCCAACCTGCTGCGCGTCAGCCACTTCCAGCAGCGCCTGGTGCGCAACGCCTTGATGGGGATTGTCTATCAGAATCCTTACCTGGGGCTGAAAATGAACGTCTCGGCCGGCGGCAACGTCGCCGAGCGGCTGCTCGGCGCCGGCTGGCGGCACATCGGACGGATGCGGGCGCGCGCCGCCGAATTGCTGGAAAAGACCGAGATCCCGGTGACGCGCATGGATGAGCCACCGCGCAACTTCAGCGGCGGCATGCAGCAGCGGGTGCAGATCGCCAAGGCGCTCTCCAATGGTCCGCTGGTGCTGCTGCTCGACGAGGTGACCACCGGTCTCGACCTGTCGGTGCAGGCGCGGGTACTCGATCTGATCCGCCAGCTGCGCGACGAGCTGAAACTCTCCATGCTGGTGGTCTCCCACGACCTCGGGGTGATTCGGCTGCTCTGCCAGCGCACCCTGGTGATGAAGTACGGCCGGGTGGTGGAGAGCGGTCTCACCGACCAGATCCTGCAGGACCCGCAGCACCGGTATACGCAGCTGTTGGTTAATTCCCAGCTTTGA
- the phnL gene encoding phosphonate C-P lyase system protein PhnL encodes MLTVTNLTKSFTIHALGGERIAAIHDISFAVARGEFLALAGPSGAGKSTVLKCLYRTYLPERGEIRYDSEQFGSVDLAAASERQVLAIRQRELGYVSQFLQVIPRVTAREVIMEPILSRNGVTGDEARARAEELLERLRIPSRLWDAYPLTFSGGEQQRINIARAIAWRPRLLLVDEPTASLDAASIDIVLEMLDELRRAGTTLVGIFHDPEIMQRVATRCYPLASLETACHV; translated from the coding sequence ATGCTGACCGTCACCAACCTGACCAAGAGTTTCACCATCCACGCCCTCGGCGGCGAGCGGATCGCGGCGATCCACGATATCAGCTTCGCTGTCGCCCGCGGCGAGTTCCTCGCCCTGGCGGGACCGAGCGGCGCCGGCAAGAGCACGGTACTCAAATGCCTCTACCGGACCTACCTCCCCGAACGGGGGGAGATCCGCTACGATTCCGAGCAGTTCGGCAGCGTCGATCTGGCCGCCGCCAGCGAACGCCAGGTGCTGGCGATCCGCCAGCGGGAGCTGGGCTACGTTTCCCAGTTTCTGCAGGTGATCCCGCGGGTCACGGCGCGGGAGGTGATCATGGAACCGATCCTTTCCCGCAATGGCGTCACCGGGGATGAGGCCCGGGCCCGGGCCGAAGAGCTGCTGGAACGGCTGCGCATCCCGAGCCGGCTGTGGGACGCCTATCCGCTGACCTTCAGCGGCGGCGAGCAGCAGCGGATCAACATCGCCCGGGCGATCGCCTGGCGGCCGCGGCTGCTGCTGGTGGACGAGCCGACCGCCTCGCTGGACGCCGCCTCCATCGACATTGTCCTTGAAATGCTCGATGAGCTGCGCCGCGCGGGGACCACCCTGGTCGGCATCTTTCACGACCCCGAAATCATGCAGCGGGTCGCCACCCGCTGCTATCCACTCGCTTCCCTGGAGACCGCCTGCCATG